A stretch of Arachis hypogaea cultivar Tifrunner chromosome 15, arahy.Tifrunner.gnm2.J5K5, whole genome shotgun sequence DNA encodes these proteins:
- the LOC112750271 gene encoding uncharacterized protein isoform X1, giving the protein MGRAITKSMIRRMMMTTTKNSAVGHFLRRTSTAHLHSSPLFHLHNPSSLTHHVVQQKSHLCPFSSDPRRFFSISFSDDVRGLSISKVADEASEEGETTDDGWEEEDDSEPMIGDGGDGGGVALHNVPWGQRALSVAKDILKEFNEDIELYAFKTSPRGYVYVRLDKLTNEYGCPSMEELERYNQEYKKRLDEVGALGEIPEDLALEVSSPGAERILKVPDDLNRFQDMPMRVHYTENTESNSTEEDGVFLLESIEKESEVCVWKLADVKENRDPLRKGKPLSRKQKDWRLELPFNMHRMVTLYLD; this is encoded by the exons ATGGGGAGAGCCATTACTAAGAGCATGATCAggaggatgatgatgacgacgacgaAGAACAGCGCTGTTGGTCATTTTCTCCGACGGACCTCAACCGCTCACTTGCACAGCTCGCCTCTCTTCCATTTACATAACCCATCTTCTCTCACTCATCACGTTGTTCAACAAAAATCCCATCTTTGCCCCTTTTCCTCTGATCCCCGTCGGTTTTTCAGCATTAGCTTCTCTGACGATGTTCGAG GTTTGTCTATTTCAAAAGTTGCAGATGAGGCAAGTGAAGAAGGAGAAACCACTGATGATGGATGGGAAGAAGAAGACGATTCTGAGCCTATG ATTGGTGATGGGGGTGATGGTGGTGGAGTTGCCTTGCATAATGTTCCCTGGGGCCAGCGGGCGCTCTCTGTTGCCAAGGATATCCTTAAGGAGTTTAATGAGGACATTGAACTATATGCTTTCAAGACTAGTCCTCGAGGATATGTTTATGTGAGATTAGACAAATTAACAAATGA ATATGGCTGTCCAAGCATGGAAGAGCTTGAACGATATAATCAAGAATACAAGAAAAGATTAGATGAGGTTGGAGCACTTGGAGAGATACCTGAGGATTTGGCACTTGAG gtTTCATCCCCAGGTGCTGAGAGGATACTAAAAGTGCCAGATGATCTTAATCGTTTCCAAGACATGCCCATGAGAGTCCACTATACGGAAAATACAGAATCCAATAGCACAGAAGAGGATGGAGTTTTCTTGTTAGAGTCTATAGAGAAAGAATCAGAGGTATGTGTGTGGAAGCTGGCAGATGTTAAAGAGAACAGAGACCCTCTCAGAAAAGGCAAGCCTTTAAGTCGAAAACAGAAGGATTGGCGATTAGAATTGCCGTTTAACATGCATAGAATGGTAACCCTGTATCTTGATTAA
- the LOC112750271 gene encoding uncharacterized protein isoform X3: MGRAITKSMIRRMMMTTTKNSAVGHFLRRTSTAHLHSSPLFHLHNPSSLTHHVVQQKSHLCPFSSDPRRFFSISFSDDVRDEASEEGETTDDGWEEEDDSEPMIGDGGDGGGVALHNVPWGQRALSVAKDILKEFNEDIELYAFKTSPRGYVYVRLDKLTNEYGCPSMEELERYNQEYKKRLDEVGALGEIPEDLALEVSSPGAERILKVPDDLNRFQDMPMRVHYTENTESNSTEEDGVFLLESIEKESEVCVWKLADVKENRDPLRKGKPLSRKQKDWRLELPFNMHRMVTLYLD; encoded by the exons ATGGGGAGAGCCATTACTAAGAGCATGATCAggaggatgatgatgacgacgacgaAGAACAGCGCTGTTGGTCATTTTCTCCGACGGACCTCAACCGCTCACTTGCACAGCTCGCCTCTCTTCCATTTACATAACCCATCTTCTCTCACTCATCACGTTGTTCAACAAAAATCCCATCTTTGCCCCTTTTCCTCTGATCCCCGTCGGTTTTTCAGCATTAGCTTCTCTGACGATGTTCGAG ATGAGGCAAGTGAAGAAGGAGAAACCACTGATGATGGATGGGAAGAAGAAGACGATTCTGAGCCTATG ATTGGTGATGGGGGTGATGGTGGTGGAGTTGCCTTGCATAATGTTCCCTGGGGCCAGCGGGCGCTCTCTGTTGCCAAGGATATCCTTAAGGAGTTTAATGAGGACATTGAACTATATGCTTTCAAGACTAGTCCTCGAGGATATGTTTATGTGAGATTAGACAAATTAACAAATGA ATATGGCTGTCCAAGCATGGAAGAGCTTGAACGATATAATCAAGAATACAAGAAAAGATTAGATGAGGTTGGAGCACTTGGAGAGATACCTGAGGATTTGGCACTTGAG gtTTCATCCCCAGGTGCTGAGAGGATACTAAAAGTGCCAGATGATCTTAATCGTTTCCAAGACATGCCCATGAGAGTCCACTATACGGAAAATACAGAATCCAATAGCACAGAAGAGGATGGAGTTTTCTTGTTAGAGTCTATAGAGAAAGAATCAGAGGTATGTGTGTGGAAGCTGGCAGATGTTAAAGAGAACAGAGACCCTCTCAGAAAAGGCAAGCCTTTAAGTCGAAAACAGAAGGATTGGCGATTAGAATTGCCGTTTAACATGCATAGAATGGTAACCCTGTATCTTGATTAA
- the LOC112750271 gene encoding uncharacterized protein isoform X2 codes for MGRAITKSMIRRMMMTTTKNSAVGHFLRRTSTAHLHSSPLFHLHNPSSLTHHVVQQKSHLCPFSSDPRRFFSISFSDDVRVADEASEEGETTDDGWEEEDDSEPMIGDGGDGGGVALHNVPWGQRALSVAKDILKEFNEDIELYAFKTSPRGYVYVRLDKLTNEYGCPSMEELERYNQEYKKRLDEVGALGEIPEDLALEVSSPGAERILKVPDDLNRFQDMPMRVHYTENTESNSTEEDGVFLLESIEKESEVCVWKLADVKENRDPLRKGKPLSRKQKDWRLELPFNMHRMVTLYLD; via the exons ATGGGGAGAGCCATTACTAAGAGCATGATCAggaggatgatgatgacgacgacgaAGAACAGCGCTGTTGGTCATTTTCTCCGACGGACCTCAACCGCTCACTTGCACAGCTCGCCTCTCTTCCATTTACATAACCCATCTTCTCTCACTCATCACGTTGTTCAACAAAAATCCCATCTTTGCCCCTTTTCCTCTGATCCCCGTCGGTTTTTCAGCATTAGCTTCTCTGACGATGTTCGAG TTGCAGATGAGGCAAGTGAAGAAGGAGAAACCACTGATGATGGATGGGAAGAAGAAGACGATTCTGAGCCTATG ATTGGTGATGGGGGTGATGGTGGTGGAGTTGCCTTGCATAATGTTCCCTGGGGCCAGCGGGCGCTCTCTGTTGCCAAGGATATCCTTAAGGAGTTTAATGAGGACATTGAACTATATGCTTTCAAGACTAGTCCTCGAGGATATGTTTATGTGAGATTAGACAAATTAACAAATGA ATATGGCTGTCCAAGCATGGAAGAGCTTGAACGATATAATCAAGAATACAAGAAAAGATTAGATGAGGTTGGAGCACTTGGAGAGATACCTGAGGATTTGGCACTTGAG gtTTCATCCCCAGGTGCTGAGAGGATACTAAAAGTGCCAGATGATCTTAATCGTTTCCAAGACATGCCCATGAGAGTCCACTATACGGAAAATACAGAATCCAATAGCACAGAAGAGGATGGAGTTTTCTTGTTAGAGTCTATAGAGAAAGAATCAGAGGTATGTGTGTGGAAGCTGGCAGATGTTAAAGAGAACAGAGACCCTCTCAGAAAAGGCAAGCCTTTAAGTCGAAAACAGAAGGATTGGCGATTAGAATTGCCGTTTAACATGCATAGAATGGTAACCCTGTATCTTGATTAA
- the LOC112750271 gene encoding uncharacterized protein isoform X4, translating to MGRAITKSMIRRMMMTTTKNSAVGHFLRRTSTAHLHSSPLFHLHNPSSLTHHVVQQKSHLCPFSSDPRRFFSISFSDDVRGLSISKVADEASEEGETTDDGWEEEDDSEPMIGDGGDGGGVALHNVPWGQRALSVAKDILKEFNEDIELYAFKTSPRGYVYVRLDKLTNEYGCPSMEELERYNQEYKKRLDEVGALGEIPEDLALEVLRGY from the exons ATGGGGAGAGCCATTACTAAGAGCATGATCAggaggatgatgatgacgacgacgaAGAACAGCGCTGTTGGTCATTTTCTCCGACGGACCTCAACCGCTCACTTGCACAGCTCGCCTCTCTTCCATTTACATAACCCATCTTCTCTCACTCATCACGTTGTTCAACAAAAATCCCATCTTTGCCCCTTTTCCTCTGATCCCCGTCGGTTTTTCAGCATTAGCTTCTCTGACGATGTTCGAG GTTTGTCTATTTCAAAAGTTGCAGATGAGGCAAGTGAAGAAGGAGAAACCACTGATGATGGATGGGAAGAAGAAGACGATTCTGAGCCTATG ATTGGTGATGGGGGTGATGGTGGTGGAGTTGCCTTGCATAATGTTCCCTGGGGCCAGCGGGCGCTCTCTGTTGCCAAGGATATCCTTAAGGAGTTTAATGAGGACATTGAACTATATGCTTTCAAGACTAGTCCTCGAGGATATGTTTATGTGAGATTAGACAAATTAACAAATGA ATATGGCTGTCCAAGCATGGAAGAGCTTGAACGATATAATCAAGAATACAAGAAAAGATTAGATGAGGTTGGAGCACTTGGAGAGATACCTGAGGATTTGGCACTTGAG GTGCTGAGAGGATACTAA
- the LOC112750271 gene encoding uncharacterized protein isoform X5: MGRAITKSMIRRMMMTTTKNSAVGHFLRRTSTAHLHSSPLFHLHNPSSLTHHVVQQKSHLCPFSSDPRRFFSISFSDDVRDEASEEGETTDDGWEEEDDSEPMIGDGGDGGGVALHNVPWGQRALSVAKDILKEFNEDIELYAFKTSPRGYVYVRLDKLTNEYGCPSMEELERYNQEYKKRLDEVGALGEIPEDLALEVLRGY, encoded by the exons ATGGGGAGAGCCATTACTAAGAGCATGATCAggaggatgatgatgacgacgacgaAGAACAGCGCTGTTGGTCATTTTCTCCGACGGACCTCAACCGCTCACTTGCACAGCTCGCCTCTCTTCCATTTACATAACCCATCTTCTCTCACTCATCACGTTGTTCAACAAAAATCCCATCTTTGCCCCTTTTCCTCTGATCCCCGTCGGTTTTTCAGCATTAGCTTCTCTGACGATGTTCGAG ATGAGGCAAGTGAAGAAGGAGAAACCACTGATGATGGATGGGAAGAAGAAGACGATTCTGAGCCTATG ATTGGTGATGGGGGTGATGGTGGTGGAGTTGCCTTGCATAATGTTCCCTGGGGCCAGCGGGCGCTCTCTGTTGCCAAGGATATCCTTAAGGAGTTTAATGAGGACATTGAACTATATGCTTTCAAGACTAGTCCTCGAGGATATGTTTATGTGAGATTAGACAAATTAACAAATGA ATATGGCTGTCCAAGCATGGAAGAGCTTGAACGATATAATCAAGAATACAAGAAAAGATTAGATGAGGTTGGAGCACTTGGAGAGATACCTGAGGATTTGGCACTTGAG GTGCTGAGAGGATACTAA